Proteins from one Catenuloplanes atrovinosus genomic window:
- a CDS encoding DUF885 domain-containing protein, with translation MSDFVPVAERIVDAILASEPVTAFYAGDHGQDDRLPDFSADAVAGRAAMLLDAGNALAQLDADALNPEDRVDHAILTTMVERRLLELTEIREHEWNPLLHNPGPLLHGLMARSFAPVATRLEALAGRLAAVPDAVATARAVLRDCPRVHVETAAGQFAGAAALIRDELPALLSREPSLAGRLDPLATRAAGALDDFARHLHGLDQEGRSPRLGRRRWEARLWHTLDTELSAAEVLRRAEENLDRIGERIRETAAELTGGPATDETVRRALARLAEERPDNDTIVDLARRTLDETTEFVRAHRLVTVPDDECVIETMPEFARGISVAYCDPPGPLETADVPTFYCIAPAPADWTPERVESLYREYNDHMVRNLTVHEAMPGHFVQLAHARRFRGSTRVRSLGWSDPFVEGWAVHAEESMADHGFGGLPLRLQQLKMQLRMTMNAVLDQLAHCDDLGEADAMALMTGRAFQEEGEAAGKWRRVLLTSTQLSTYFVGYTEVSAIAAARPAGVSVGDWHDAMLAHGSPPPRHLRTLLGV, from the coding sequence ATGTCGGACTTCGTGCCCGTGGCCGAGCGCATCGTCGACGCGATCCTCGCGAGCGAACCGGTCACCGCCTTCTACGCCGGTGACCACGGTCAGGACGACCGTCTCCCGGACTTCTCCGCCGACGCGGTCGCCGGTCGCGCCGCCATGCTGCTGGACGCGGGCAACGCGCTCGCCCAACTCGACGCGGACGCGCTGAATCCGGAGGACCGGGTCGACCACGCCATCCTCACCACCATGGTGGAGCGGCGGCTGCTCGAGCTGACCGAGATCCGCGAGCACGAGTGGAACCCGCTGCTGCACAACCCGGGCCCGCTGCTGCACGGCCTGATGGCCCGGTCGTTCGCGCCGGTCGCCACGCGGCTGGAGGCGCTGGCCGGCCGGCTCGCCGCGGTGCCGGACGCGGTCGCCACCGCGCGGGCGGTGCTGCGCGACTGCCCGCGCGTCCACGTGGAGACCGCGGCCGGGCAGTTCGCCGGCGCGGCCGCGCTGATCCGCGACGAGCTGCCCGCGCTGCTGAGCCGGGAGCCGTCGCTGGCCGGCCGGCTCGACCCGCTGGCCACCCGCGCAGCCGGCGCGCTGGACGACTTCGCCCGGCACCTGCACGGCCTCGACCAGGAGGGACGCTCGCCGCGGCTGGGCCGCCGCCGGTGGGAGGCCCGGCTCTGGCACACGCTGGACACCGAGCTGTCCGCGGCCGAGGTGCTGCGCCGCGCGGAGGAGAACCTGGACCGCATCGGCGAGCGGATCAGGGAGACCGCGGCGGAGCTGACCGGCGGGCCCGCCACCGACGAGACCGTGCGCCGCGCGCTCGCCCGGCTGGCCGAGGAGCGGCCGGACAACGACACGATCGTGGACCTGGCCCGGCGCACACTGGACGAGACCACCGAGTTCGTCCGCGCGCACCGGCTGGTGACCGTCCCGGACGACGAGTGCGTCATCGAGACCATGCCGGAGTTCGCGCGCGGCATCAGCGTCGCCTACTGCGACCCGCCCGGGCCGCTGGAGACCGCGGACGTGCCCACGTTCTACTGCATCGCGCCGGCGCCCGCGGACTGGACGCCGGAGCGGGTGGAGTCGCTCTACCGCGAGTACAACGACCACATGGTCCGCAACCTGACCGTCCACGAGGCGATGCCGGGCCACTTCGTCCAGCTCGCGCACGCGCGCCGGTTCCGCGGCAGCACCCGGGTCCGCTCGCTCGGCTGGTCCGACCCGTTCGTCGAGGGCTGGGCCGTGCACGCGGAGGAGTCCATGGCCGACCACGGCTTCGGCGGCCTGCCGCTGCGCCTCCAGCAGCTCAAGATGCAGCTGCGGATGACCATGAACGCCGTGCTGGACCAGCTCGCGCACTGCGACGACCTCGGCGAGGCCGACGCGATGGCGCTGATGACCGGGCGCGCGTTCCAGGAGGAGGGCGAGGCCGCCGGCAAGTGGCGCCGCGTCCTGCTCACCTCGACGCAGTTGTCCACCTACTTCGTCGGCTACACCGAGGTGTCCGCGATCGCGGCCGCCCGCCCGGCCGGCGTCTCCGTCGGCGACTGGCACGACGCCATGCTCGCCCACGGCTCACCGCCGCCGCGCCACCTCCGGACGCTGCTCGGGGTGTAG
- a CDS encoding hydrogenase maturation protein, whose translation MRVLLLVSAFNGLSQRVWCTLREAGHEVGVLLATGDRDMIEGVRAARPDVILCPFLTHRVPAEIWTEWRTIIIHPGPVGDRGPSSLDWAITEAEPYWGVTALQAVAEMDAGPIWATRIFRLSGTAPRKSALYNGPVADAAVACVREVLAKAADPAFRPVPAERMPHEVPNARPRAAMRQSDRAFGWDEGGERIVRRIRAADGAPGVRTEVLGLPVYAYDAHPGGTAGTGAKPGTVLCRRQGAILVATGDGGVWIGHLRQAGPEPVAGGGAGPAGTWPRGIKLPAAVVLGRRLRGVPHATLPLGAEAEAPGAYRQIRYRRTADVGWLTFDFYNGAMSAGQCRRLLAAFRHAAGQDTRVLVLRGSTEAFSNGIHLNLITAATDPAAAAWANITAINAVCTEIIECTRQVVIAAYPGNAGAGGVMLGLGADLVAAREDIVLNPYYDIGLYGSELHTHTLPRRVGPVTAERLLTARLPMSAAQARAAGLVDEVGPRHPDAFADWLADLAARHTDPQLNRRLRSRRARALSAGLPLAVHEVRELAEMSLDIFDDRSGFAAARHAFVHKVRPAATPARLLLSPPVEPVPPAQGGPAGNAKRPVPAPPPGAQNQGKNRPHVRPRTAAPDAPQAVRPAVPAQAG comes from the coding sequence GTGCGGGTTCTGCTGCTCGTCTCCGCCTTCAACGGACTCAGCCAGCGGGTCTGGTGCACGCTCCGGGAGGCGGGACACGAGGTCGGTGTGCTCCTCGCGACCGGCGACCGGGACATGATCGAGGGTGTCCGCGCCGCGCGCCCGGACGTGATCCTCTGCCCGTTCCTGACCCACCGCGTCCCGGCCGAGATCTGGACCGAATGGCGCACGATCATCATCCACCCGGGTCCGGTCGGCGACCGCGGGCCGTCCTCGCTCGACTGGGCGATCACCGAGGCGGAGCCGTACTGGGGCGTCACCGCGCTGCAGGCGGTGGCCGAGATGGACGCCGGGCCGATCTGGGCCACCCGGATCTTCCGGCTGTCCGGCACCGCGCCGCGCAAGTCCGCGCTCTACAACGGCCCGGTCGCGGACGCGGCCGTCGCCTGCGTACGGGAGGTGCTGGCGAAGGCGGCCGACCCGGCGTTCCGGCCGGTGCCGGCCGAGCGGATGCCGCACGAGGTGCCGAACGCGCGCCCGCGAGCGGCGATGCGCCAGTCCGACCGCGCGTTCGGCTGGGACGAGGGCGGCGAGCGCATCGTCCGGCGGATCCGGGCCGCGGACGGCGCCCCCGGCGTGCGCACCGAGGTGCTGGGCCTGCCGGTCTACGCGTACGACGCGCACCCGGGCGGCACCGCCGGCACCGGCGCGAAGCCGGGCACGGTGCTGTGCCGGCGACAGGGCGCGATCCTGGTCGCGACCGGCGACGGCGGCGTGTGGATCGGGCACCTGCGCCAGGCGGGTCCGGAGCCGGTCGCCGGTGGCGGTGCGGGCCCGGCCGGCACCTGGCCGCGGGGCATCAAGCTGCCGGCCGCGGTGGTGCTCGGGCGGCGGCTGCGCGGCGTACCGCATGCGACGCTGCCGCTGGGCGCGGAGGCGGAGGCGCCGGGCGCGTACCGGCAGATCCGCTACCGGCGGACCGCGGACGTGGGCTGGCTGACGTTCGACTTCTACAACGGCGCGATGTCGGCCGGGCAGTGCCGCCGGCTGCTCGCCGCGTTCCGGCACGCGGCCGGCCAGGACACCCGGGTGCTGGTGCTGCGCGGGAGCACGGAGGCGTTCAGCAACGGCATCCACCTCAACCTGATCACGGCCGCCACCGACCCGGCCGCCGCCGCGTGGGCGAACATCACCGCGATCAACGCGGTCTGCACCGAGATCATCGAGTGCACGCGCCAGGTGGTGATCGCGGCCTACCCCGGCAACGCGGGCGCCGGCGGCGTGATGCTGGGGCTCGGCGCGGACCTCGTCGCCGCGCGCGAGGACATCGTGCTCAACCCCTACTACGACATCGGGCTGTACGGGTCGGAGCTGCACACCCATACGCTGCCGCGCCGGGTCGGCCCGGTCACCGCGGAGCGGCTGCTGACCGCGCGGCTGCCGATGTCCGCGGCGCAGGCGCGCGCGGCCGGCCTGGTGGACGAGGTGGGCCCGCGGCACCCCGACGCGTTCGCGGACTGGCTGGCCGACCTCGCCGCCCGGCACACCGACCCGCAGCTCAACCGGCGGCTCCGCAGCCGCCGGGCCCGGGCGCTCAGCGCCGGCCTGCCGCTCGCGGTGCACGAGGTGCGCGAACTGGCGGAGATGAGCCTGGACATCTTCGACGACCGGTCCGGGTTCGCGGCGGCGCGGCACGCGTTCGTGCACAAGGTCCGCCCGGCCGCGACGCCGGCCCGGCTGCTGCTGAGCCCGCCGGTCGAACCGGTCCCGCCCGCCCAGGGCGGCCCGGCCGGCAACGCCAAGCGGCCGGTGCCCGCGCCGCCGCCCGGCGCGCAGAACCAGGGCAAGAACCGTCCGCACGTACGGCCGCGCACCGCCGCCCCGGACGCGCCGCAGGCGGTACGCCCGGCCGTGCCCGCGCAGGCGGGCTAG